One Etheostoma spectabile isolate EspeVRDwgs_2016 chromosome 12, UIUC_Espe_1.0, whole genome shotgun sequence genomic window carries:
- the LOC116698630 gene encoding angiomotin-like 2a isoform X2: protein MSSTEEPSGTVLHRLIQEQLRYGNPTDTRTLLAIQQQALRGGSGSNSGPSSGGDMGRSPRSSLESLTQEDPPFPQLSARQEPQGQEHQGDYHHSESGYQVYQLHGEELPTYEQAKVHSQYLASHMLLHEGAFHEEADLMDLKCSHVRSLSEHCMQISLERNDAAAKAEAIKSTSHSYPELPYYAPQVLQSTRQSLDKRSPPPEYSAPIQGQGFIPHQVQEPVQAQQHRYVQSAEVPYSTFSTLPSVGLEEPNQVELLLMENERLRQELEVHREKTGRIQKLEQEIQRISEAYGTLMQGSCKRENLQQTLRRRLVAEIRRLQDFNRDLRENLENARTHVAKEVEAADHNQHIMAKLLEQNEEQNFERERVERELERLRSTAEEQGQRAKRLEEALDAARGRGRQLEEELRRKRAYVEKVERLQSALAQLQSTCEKRESLETRLRTRLEQELRSLRAQQRQSQPPGVTMSSLQERLLEREERILALEADMVRWEQKYLEESTMRQFAMEVAATAAAQSFNDDLPVADYRNQEMENRIRALYAQILEKDAVIKILNQRLHQDQGRKDKQSPRTNLLNTAGAPLRPASSTPSISTTISNTSSRGKSLSDDQTLPSHQFSAQSQPATLERQVEGTKAKEAASTTKLNSDKAPKKLLLNPFQGLDELESEAVEIFI, encoded by the exons ATGTCGTCCACTGAAGAGCCGTCTGGCACGGTCCTGCACCGGCTCATCCAGGAGCAGCTGCGCTATGGTAACCCCACAGACACCCGCACCTTATTAGCCATCCAGCAGCAGGCCCTGCGTGGAGGCAGTGGAAGCAACAGTGGGCCCAGCAGTGGAGGCGACATGGGCAGGAGCCCACGATCCTCTCTGGAGAGTCTCACCCAGGAGGACCCTCCGTTCCCTCAGCTCTCTGCGAGGCAAGAGCCCCAGGGCCAGGAGCACCAGGGTGACTACCACCACTCAGAGAGTGGCTACCAAGTCTACCAGCTACACGGGGAGGAGCTGCCAACTTATGAGCAGGCCAAGGTGCACTCTCAGTATCTGGCCTCTCACATGCTCCTGCATGAGGGGGCCTTTCACGAAGAGGCAGATCTGATGGACCTGAAGTGCAGCCATGTGCGGTCCCTCAGTGAGCATTGCATGCAGATATCTCTGGAGAGGAATGATGCAGCTGCTAAAGCAGAGGCCATCAAGAGCACCTCTCACAGCTACCCTGAACTTCCTTACTATGCACCACAAGTCCTCCAGAGCACGAGGCAAAGCCTGGACAAGCGCAGCCCACCTCCAGAGTACTCAGCCCCCATCCAGGGCCAAGGATTTATCCCTCATCAGGTCCAGGAGCCGGTGCAGGCACAGCAGCACAG GTATGTCCAGTCGGCTGAAGTCCCCTACAGCACATTCAGCACCCTGCCTTCTGTTGGCTTGGAGGAACCTAACCaggtggagctgctgctgatGGAGAATGAGAGGCTGAGGCAAGAGTTGGAAGTACACAGGGAGAAGACTGGCCGTATTCAGAAG ttGGAGCAGGAGATCCAGCGCATTTCAGAGGCATATGGGACATTGATGCAGGGCAGCTGTAAGAGGGAGAATCTGCAGCAGACACTGAGGAGGAGGCTAGTGGCTGAGATCAGGAGGCTGCAAGATTTTAACAGAGACCTTAGAG AAAACCTGGAAAATGCCAGAACACATGTTGCAAAAGAAGTAGAAGCAGCTGACCATAACCAGCACATCATGGCCAAACTCCTTGAACAAA ATGAGGAGCAGAACTTTGAGCGGGAGCGCGTGGAGCGGGAGCTGGAGCGATTGCGTTCCACGGCGGAGGAGCAGGGCCAGAGGGCAAAGCGCCTCGAGGAGGCCCTGGACGCAGCTCGTGGACGAGGTCGACAGCTTGAGGAGGAGTTGAGGAGGAAGAGGGCTTATGTGGAGAAGGTGGAGAGACTTCAGAGTGCGCTGGCTCAGCTACAATCCACCTGTGAGAAGAGGGAGAGCCTGGAGACAAGGCTGAGGACCCGACTAGAGCAGGAGCTGAGGAGTTTAAGGGCCCAACAG AGGCAGTCCCAGCCACCAGGAGTGACCATGAGCTCCCTCCAAGAGCGCTTGCTTGAGCGCGAGGAGCGAATCCTGGCACTCGAGGCCGACATGGTGCGCTGGGAGCAGAAGTACCTGGAAGAGAGCACCATGAGGCAGTTTGCAATGGAGGTGGCTGCCACTGCCGCTGCCCAGAG TTTCAACGACGACCTGCCTGTTGCCGACTACAGGAATCAGGAGATGGAGAACAGGATCCGCGCTCTTTACGCTCAGATTTTGGAAAAGGACGCTGTGATCAAGATCCTCAACCAGCGGCTGCATCAGGACCAAGGGCGGAAGGACAAGCAAAGTCCCCGCACAAACCTCCTGAATACAGCAGGGGCACCTCTCCGACCCGcctcctccaccccctccaTCAGCACCACCATTAGCAACACAAGTAGTAGAG GTAAGAGTCTTTCAGATGATCAGACTTTGCCAAGCCATCAGTTCTCTGCTCAGTCTCAACCTGCAACGCTAGAACGGCAGGTGGAGGGAACAAAAGCCAAAGAGGCTGCCAGCACAACTAAGCTCAACAGTG acaaggCGCCTAAGAAGTTGCTATTAAACCCCTTCCAAGGCCTGGATGAGCTGGAGTCAGAGGCAGTGGAAATCTTCATTTAA
- the LOC116698630 gene encoding angiomotin-like 2a isoform X1 → MSSTEEPSGTVLHRLIQEQLRYGNPTDTRTLLAIQQQALRGGSGSNSGPSSGGDMGRSPRSSLESLTQEDPPFPQLSARQEPQGQEHQGDYHHSESGYQVYQLHGEELPTYEQAKVHSQYLASHMLLHEGAFHEEADLMDLKCSHVRSLSEHCMQISLERNDAAAKAEAIKSTSHSYPELPYYAPQVLQSTRQSLDKRSPPPEYSAPIQGQGFIPHQVQEPVQAQQHRYVQSAEVPYSTFSTLPSVGLEEPNQVELLLMENERLRQELEVHREKTGRIQKLEQEIQRISEAYGTLMQGSCKRENLQQTLRRRLVAEIRRLQDFNRDLRENLENARTHVAKEVEAADHNQHIMAKLLEQNEEQNFERERVERELERLRSTAEEQGQRAKRLEEALDAARGRGRQLEEELRRKRAYVEKVERLQSALAQLQSTCEKRESLETRLRTRLEQELRSLRAQQRQSQPPGVTMSSLQERLLEREERILALEADMVRWEQKYLEESTMRQFAMEVAATAAAQRDTTIINHSPCHSSNNSFNDDLPVADYRNQEMENRIRALYAQILEKDAVIKILNQRLHQDQGRKDKQSPRTNLLNTAGAPLRPASSTPSISTTISNTSSRGKSLSDDQTLPSHQFSAQSQPATLERQVEGTKAKEAASTTKLNSDKAPKKLLLNPFQGLDELESEAVEIFI, encoded by the exons ATGTCGTCCACTGAAGAGCCGTCTGGCACGGTCCTGCACCGGCTCATCCAGGAGCAGCTGCGCTATGGTAACCCCACAGACACCCGCACCTTATTAGCCATCCAGCAGCAGGCCCTGCGTGGAGGCAGTGGAAGCAACAGTGGGCCCAGCAGTGGAGGCGACATGGGCAGGAGCCCACGATCCTCTCTGGAGAGTCTCACCCAGGAGGACCCTCCGTTCCCTCAGCTCTCTGCGAGGCAAGAGCCCCAGGGCCAGGAGCACCAGGGTGACTACCACCACTCAGAGAGTGGCTACCAAGTCTACCAGCTACACGGGGAGGAGCTGCCAACTTATGAGCAGGCCAAGGTGCACTCTCAGTATCTGGCCTCTCACATGCTCCTGCATGAGGGGGCCTTTCACGAAGAGGCAGATCTGATGGACCTGAAGTGCAGCCATGTGCGGTCCCTCAGTGAGCATTGCATGCAGATATCTCTGGAGAGGAATGATGCAGCTGCTAAAGCAGAGGCCATCAAGAGCACCTCTCACAGCTACCCTGAACTTCCTTACTATGCACCACAAGTCCTCCAGAGCACGAGGCAAAGCCTGGACAAGCGCAGCCCACCTCCAGAGTACTCAGCCCCCATCCAGGGCCAAGGATTTATCCCTCATCAGGTCCAGGAGCCGGTGCAGGCACAGCAGCACAG GTATGTCCAGTCGGCTGAAGTCCCCTACAGCACATTCAGCACCCTGCCTTCTGTTGGCTTGGAGGAACCTAACCaggtggagctgctgctgatGGAGAATGAGAGGCTGAGGCAAGAGTTGGAAGTACACAGGGAGAAGACTGGCCGTATTCAGAAG ttGGAGCAGGAGATCCAGCGCATTTCAGAGGCATATGGGACATTGATGCAGGGCAGCTGTAAGAGGGAGAATCTGCAGCAGACACTGAGGAGGAGGCTAGTGGCTGAGATCAGGAGGCTGCAAGATTTTAACAGAGACCTTAGAG AAAACCTGGAAAATGCCAGAACACATGTTGCAAAAGAAGTAGAAGCAGCTGACCATAACCAGCACATCATGGCCAAACTCCTTGAACAAA ATGAGGAGCAGAACTTTGAGCGGGAGCGCGTGGAGCGGGAGCTGGAGCGATTGCGTTCCACGGCGGAGGAGCAGGGCCAGAGGGCAAAGCGCCTCGAGGAGGCCCTGGACGCAGCTCGTGGACGAGGTCGACAGCTTGAGGAGGAGTTGAGGAGGAAGAGGGCTTATGTGGAGAAGGTGGAGAGACTTCAGAGTGCGCTGGCTCAGCTACAATCCACCTGTGAGAAGAGGGAGAGCCTGGAGACAAGGCTGAGGACCCGACTAGAGCAGGAGCTGAGGAGTTTAAGGGCCCAACAG AGGCAGTCCCAGCCACCAGGAGTGACCATGAGCTCCCTCCAAGAGCGCTTGCTTGAGCGCGAGGAGCGAATCCTGGCACTCGAGGCCGACATGGTGCGCTGGGAGCAGAAGTACCTGGAAGAGAGCACCATGAGGCAGTTTGCAATGGAGGTGGCTGCCACTGCCGCTGCCCAGAG AGACACCACCATCATCAACCACTCGCCTTGCCACTCCTCTAACAACAGTTTCAACGACGACCTGCCTGTTGCCGACTACAGGAATCAGGAGATGGAGAACAGGATCCGCGCTCTTTACGCTCAGATTTTGGAAAAGGACGCTGTGATCAAGATCCTCAACCAGCGGCTGCATCAGGACCAAGGGCGGAAGGACAAGCAAAGTCCCCGCACAAACCTCCTGAATACAGCAGGGGCACCTCTCCGACCCGcctcctccaccccctccaTCAGCACCACCATTAGCAACACAAGTAGTAGAG GTAAGAGTCTTTCAGATGATCAGACTTTGCCAAGCCATCAGTTCTCTGCTCAGTCTCAACCTGCAACGCTAGAACGGCAGGTGGAGGGAACAAAAGCCAAAGAGGCTGCCAGCACAACTAAGCTCAACAGTG acaaggCGCCTAAGAAGTTGCTATTAAACCCCTTCCAAGGCCTGGATGAGCTGGAGTCAGAGGCAGTGGAAATCTTCATTTAA
- the aire gene encoding autoimmune regulator, translated as MSRVEAFRDTNLRSLLRELRTDIAMAVDDPFPLVYGLVDKNIITDQLLKNTLEKESKEGIHKAMYSLLSWVLEQSRSTIQAFWSNLSKDYNQSSYPKLQTLLTNLPSSINGVSSVQRPVPLSSTSSTSLTQLPVSQEAPEKMGTDAIGVCHSTGSARDCLTVVGGCGQSELNGASESKAVKNKLHHKGETTTELVQYNDDECAVCKDGGELICCDGCPQAFHLTCLDPPLTSIPSGTWRCEWCCGNRVKRETGQLPLHPLIAQPQPTNPSSSNSIIDVSFFSSLSSSCLTSVTASMNELSGRNQCSGAELLSLGEVCGVCHMEGGDLTHCLQCLQRFHEHCHFSNVPVFARGRSICLSCSQPCSSSAEGAESSRGLQLAPVVIHDQSSSVLEPILHKDDLDSILGDVSEVQLHQGSIDSILQWAFHNISRPLPDPQGYYQ; from the exons ATGTCCAGAGTGGAAGCTTTTAGGGACACAAACCTCCGCTCCCTGCTGAGGGAGCTGCGGACTGATATTGCCATGGCTGTAGATGACCCTTTCCCTCTTGTCTATGGTCTGGTGGACAAAAACATCATAACTGACCAGCTGCTAAAG AACACTCTAGAGAAGGAAAGCAAAGAGGGGATCCATAAGGCCATGTACTCCCTCCTGTCCTGGGTCCTGGAGCAGAGCAGATCCACCATCCAGGCTTTCTGGAGCAACTTGTCCAAAGACTACAACCAGAGCAGCTACCCCAAGCTGCAGACGCTCCTCACTAACCTGCCGTCAA GTATTAATGGGGTGTCTTCAGTCCAGAGACCAGTCCCTCTGTCTTCTACCTCCTCTACCTCCTTAACTCAGCTGCCAGTCAGCCAGGAAGCCCCAGAGAAGATGGGCACGGATG CAATTGGTGTTTGTCATTCAACAGGAAGTGCCAGAGATTGTCTGACAGTTGTGGGGGGGTGTGGTCAGTCAGAGTTAAATGGAGCATCCGAATCCAAAGCTGTTAAGAACAAGCTTCACCACAAGGGGGAGACGACCACAGAGCTG GTTCAATATAACGATGACGAGTGTGCCGTGTGTAAGGACGGAGGGGAGCTGATTTGTTGCGACGGCTGTCCTCAAGCTTTTCATCTGACCTGCCTGGACCCTCCACTCACCTCTATTCCAAG TGGCACTTGGCGCTGTGAATGGTGCTGTggcaacagagtgaaaagagagACAGGCCAACTACCTTTACAT CCACTCATTGCCCAGCCGCAGCCAACAAACCCGAGCTCCAGTAACTCCATCATAGAcgtctccttcttctcctcgcTGTCGTCCTCCTGTCTCACCAGTGTCACAGCGTCTATGAATGAGCTCAGTGGGAGAAACCAG TGCTCAGGTGCGGAGCTACTCAGTTTGGGGgaggtgtgtggtgtttgtcaCATGGAAGGAGGAGACCTGACTCACTGCCTCCAGTGTTTGCAGCGCTTCCACGAACACTGCCATTTCTCCAA TGTGCCTGTGTTTGCTAGAGGGAGATCCATCTGCTTGTCCTGCTCCCAGCCCTGCAGCAGCTCTGCAGAGGGGGCGGAATCATCCAGAGGCTTACAG CTCGCCCCAGTGGTTATTCATGATCAGAGCTCCTCCGTCCTTGAGCCCATCCTCCATAAAGATGATCTGGACTCCATCCTGGGAGACGTGAGCGAGGTTCAGTTACAT CAGGGCTCCATTGACAGCATCTTGCAGTGGGCTTTCCACAACATCTCCCGGCCTCTTCCAGACCCTCAAGGATACTACCAGTGA
- the rab6bb gene encoding RAB6B, member RAS oncogene family b isoform X1 produces MSAGGDLGNPLRKFKLVFLGEQSVGKTSLITRFMYDSFDNTYQATIGIDFLSKTMYLEDRTVGCIVRLQLWDTAGQERFRSLIPSYIRDSTVAVVVYDITNVNSFQQTCKWIDDVRTERGSDVIIMLVGNKTDLEEKRQIMIEEGEQRAKELNVMFIETSAKTGCNVKQLFRRVAAALPGMESLDDANPEGMIDIKLDKPAEPTVPEGGCSC; encoded by the exons ATGTCAGCTGGAGGAGATTTGGGGAACCCCCTAAGGAAATTTAAACTCGTATTTTTGGGAGAGCAGAGCG TGGGGAAAACATCTCTCATCACTAGATTCATGTATGACAGTTTCGACAACACGTATCAG GCAACCATTGGAATAGACTTTCTATCAAAGACAATGTACCTGGAAGACCGAACAGTAggatgcatt GTAAGGCTGCAGCTGTGGGATACTGCTGGACAGGAGCGTTTCAGGAGTCTTATCCCCAGCTACATTCGAGACTCCACAGTGGCTGTGGTCGTCTATGACATTACAA ATGTGAACTCATTCCAGCAGACCTGCAAATGGATTGATGATGTCAGGAcggagagaggaagtgatgttATCATCATGCTAGTCGGCAACAAAACAGATCTGGAAGAGAAGAG GCAAATCATGATTGAGGAAGGAGAGCAAAGAGCCAAAGAGCTGAACGTCATGTTCATCGAGACCAGTGCCAAGACAGGCTGCAATGTCAAACAG CTGTTTCGTCGGGTTGCAGCAGCCCTACCTGGCATGGAAAGCTTGGATGATGCAAATCCTGAAGGCA TGATCGACATTAAGCTGGACAAACCAGCAGAGCCTACCGTCCCCGAGGGCGGGTGCTCATGTTAA
- the rab6bb gene encoding RAB6B, member RAS oncogene family b isoform X2: MSAGGDLGNPLRKFKLVFLGEQSVGKTSLITRFMYDSFDNTYQATIGIDFLSKTMYLEDRTVRLQLWDTAGQERFRSLIPSYIRDSTVAVVVYDITNVNSFQQTCKWIDDVRTERGSDVIIMLVGNKTDLEEKRQIMIEEGEQRAKELNVMFIETSAKTGCNVKQLFRRVAAALPGMESLDDANPEGMIDIKLDKPAEPTVPEGGCSC; this comes from the exons ATGTCAGCTGGAGGAGATTTGGGGAACCCCCTAAGGAAATTTAAACTCGTATTTTTGGGAGAGCAGAGCG TGGGGAAAACATCTCTCATCACTAGATTCATGTATGACAGTTTCGACAACACGTATCAG GCAACCATTGGAATAGACTTTCTATCAAAGACAATGTACCTGGAAGACCGAACA GTAAGGCTGCAGCTGTGGGATACTGCTGGACAGGAGCGTTTCAGGAGTCTTATCCCCAGCTACATTCGAGACTCCACAGTGGCTGTGGTCGTCTATGACATTACAA ATGTGAACTCATTCCAGCAGACCTGCAAATGGATTGATGATGTCAGGAcggagagaggaagtgatgttATCATCATGCTAGTCGGCAACAAAACAGATCTGGAAGAGAAGAG GCAAATCATGATTGAGGAAGGAGAGCAAAGAGCCAAAGAGCTGAACGTCATGTTCATCGAGACCAGTGCCAAGACAGGCTGCAATGTCAAACAG CTGTTTCGTCGGGTTGCAGCAGCCCTACCTGGCATGGAAAGCTTGGATGATGCAAATCCTGAAGGCA TGATCGACATTAAGCTGGACAAACCAGCAGAGCCTACCGTCCCCGAGGGCGGGTGCTCATGTTAA